CGGTGGCGAGGTCGAAGGCGACGATCTCGTTGGTCTGGCTGTAGGAGTCGCCCGAACCGTCGTGTTCCTCGGTGGGCACGTACAACCGGTCGTTCCCTACGGCGAGTTCGGTGCAGTACTCGACACGCGTGATGCCGTCGCAGCGGGCCGCGTACTGCTTGCCCGGCGCCGGGATGTGGGAGCGCAGCGCGCCCGTCTTGTTGTCGATGGAGAAGAAGTCCGAGATGCCGCTGCCGTCGCCCGCGCTGTCGCCCACGTCGGCCGCGACGACCAGCGGGTCGGTCGACACGATGCTCGCGTACTCGATGCCCTCGGCCATCTTGTAGTCCGAGAGCACCTTCCCGGAGACCGGGTCGATGGTCTGGATGTGGAGGGTGGGAGAGTCGTACGTCCCGCATCTGCGTACCGCGACCAGCTTCGCGCCGCCGCCGTACCCGGCGTCGTAGCAGTCGGCGACCTTCGGGCTCCACAGGACCTTGCCGGTGGAGATGTCGAAGGCGGCGCCGCCGTCGGTGCTGCCCACGGCGACCGTGTTCGCGCTGACGGTGACGTTGCCGAAACTGATGGGCTGGTCACCGGAGTTGGCGGTCTTGGTCCACAGCTTGGTGCCGGTGTTGAGGTCGATCGCGGCGATCTGGCTGCAGCCGTGCGAGGGCTTGTCCTTGGTCGGCATGGCGGGCTCGTAGAGGATGGCCGTCTTGCCGTCCGTGGTGGTGTGCTTCGTCGCCTGGCAGACCGGGCCGGGGAGCTTGATCGTCCACTGCTTCGCGCCGGTGTCGCGGTTGTAGCCGACGACCTCGGCGCTGCCGGTCTTGGCGTACACCTTGTCGGTGAGCCAGGAGCCCGAAGTCACCATCGTGTCGCTGACCTTGGGCATCGGGACCTCGAAGAGGACCTTGGAGGCCGGGTCAGCGGGGATCTTCTCCTTGCCGCCCGACGTCGTGCCGCCCTTGTCGTTCGTGCCGCCCGTGGAGCCGCCGGCGGTCGCGGTCTTCTTCGTGTCGTCGTCCTTCTTGCCGGACGAGGACGCGTACCAGATCCCGCCGCCGACGATCAGCGCGATCGCCACGACCGCGGCGGTGATGATCACCGCGGGCGCCCCGAACTTCCGCCCGCCGCCGCCCGGTTGGCCCGGCTGCGGGTGCAGCGGCATGGTCGGCTGGCCCGGATAGCCGTAACCCGGCTGCTGGCCATAGGGGTTGGGCTGCTGACCGTACGGCTGCTGCGGTTGCTGCTGCGGCTGGGCGTACGGGTTCGGCTGCTGGCCCGGGTAGCCGTAGCCGGGCGGCGGGGCCTGCGGGGGGCCCTGGGGCGGCTGGGGCTGCTGGGGTGCCTGGGGGTAGCCGTAGACCGGCTGCTGGGGCGGCGGCGACTGCGGGTAGCCGTAGCCCGGCGGGGGCTGTGGCGGCTGTTGCGGGGGCTGGTCCTGGGGTGGGCCGAAGCCGCCCTGCGAAGGCTGGTTCGGGGGCTGGTTCGGTGGGGGCGGGGGCGGCTGGGTCATGGCGGGTACCTCGGGGAGAACGGTGGAGGGACGGGGAGAAGTCGGGGTCTCACTTGCCGTACGCGAGCATCAACTTCTCCTTCGTGTCGTCATTGCCGTTCAGCCGGGTCGACGAGATGTAGAAGCGCCCGTCGACGTAGTCGATGTCCCGGGAGAAGAAGTTCGACTCGATCTGCGCGGTGCCGGACGGCATCTGCAGCAGCTTCGTCGTGGTGTGCGCGGAGCCTGCCGTCGGGATGGACACGACCTGGCCGCCCTCGTCGTAGGACGCCTCGACGTAGGCGACGAGCCTGCCGCCCTCGGCCCTGACCGGGACCATCGACTCGTCCGCGGGTGACGTGACGCGCCACTTCTCCTTGCCGGTGGCGAGGTCGATCGCGACGATCTGGTTGGCGCCGGTCGTCGCGTCGGTGGGCAGGTACAGGGTGCTCGCGTCGACCGCGACGCCCTGGCAGCCCTGGAGGTCGCTGTCGACGAACGACGAACCGCAGGTGGGCGCGAACTTGGCCTTGGAGTCGACCTGCGAGCGGACCGAACCGTCGTTCTTCAGCGTCGAGATGTTCCAGTGCTTGTTGTCCGAGTCGGTCATGTAGAGGACGACCGGGTCCACGGAGTAGACATGGCCGACCGTCCAGCCCTTGGGGATCGACTTGGTCCACCTGGCCTTGCCGGTCGCCGGGTCCAGCTCCTGCACCTCGTCGTGCTCGGTGGAGGAGCCCGCCCCGCAGGACGCGACCGAGATCAGCTTGGCGCCGCCCGCGAACGCGCCCGGGAAGCAGGCCCGCGCCGTACTTCTTCTTCTCGTAGAGCTTCTTGCCGGTGTCGATGTCGTACGCGATCCCGGACTCCGAACGGCCCACCATCAGCGTCTTGCCGGTGACGGACAGCCCGATGCTGAGCGCGCTGTCGAAGAGGTCGCCGTCCGGGACGACCGCCGTCCAGCCCTTCGCCCCGGTGTTCAGGTCGAGCTGCTGGAGCTGGTTGCACTTGGCGTTGTCGCTGACACCGCTCTCGTACGCCACGACGATCTTGCCGTCGGACGACTGCCGCGCGGTGACCGCGCAGATCTTCTGCGGGAAGGTGATCGTGGGCCAAGTGGGGTTGCCGTTGCCGACGTTGTAGGCGACGAGTTCCTTGTACGCCGCCTTCACCGCGGTCTTGCCGGTGATCCACATGCCGGGGGCGTCGGCGCCGGAACCGGGCGCGTCCGGCGCCTCCTTGTACCAGAGCACCTTCGCCTCGCCGGACTTACGGCCCTCGTTGAGGTTCTCGGGGTCCTTGGCGCCGTCGCCGCTGCCGTCACCGGGGTTGGCGGGGTCGTCGGCCGTGCCGCTGGCGGAGGGCGAGGGGCTGTCACTCTTCTCCGCCACCGGCTTCTTGTCGTCACCGCCGCTGGTGACCGCCCACACCGTGCCGCCGACGACCAACAGTCCGGCGACCGCGGCCGCGATCACCAGCGCGGGCTTCCCCTTGAAGGGGTTGCGGGAGCCGCCGCCGGGGGGTGGCGGCGGGGCGAACTGGGGCGGGGGCGGCGGATATCCGTAACCGGGCTGCTGACCGTACGGGCCCGGCTGCTGGGGCTGGCCGTAGGGGCCAGGTTGCTGCTGCGGCTGTTGCGGATAGCCGTACGGACCGGGCTGCTGTGGTGGCTGCTGCGGATAGCCGTAACCGGGCGTCGGTGGAACAGGAGCCCCGAAGCCGCCGGACGGTGGCTGTGGCGGTTGGTTCGGCGGCGCTCCGTAACCGCCGGACGGCGGCTGTTCGGGCGGCTGAGTCATCAGCGGCTCCCCCTCGTTCACTGATTTTTAGCCACGCCCTGAGGTTCGCGAAGGACCCAGAGTCGTATCAACAGTGCTCAGACAGTTCTCAGACGGCCCTTTCTATCACTGAGCTGTCCATGAAGAACGGGCCGGTTCACCCCTGTTCCCAAGGGAGGACCGGCCCGTGACGCCCCCGTTATGCGCCTTCACGCACCCTTCACGCGTCCTCGGCGAGTTCCAGCCACCGCATCTCCAGCTCGTCCCGCTCGCCGCTCAAGTCCCTTAGCTGAGCGTCCAGTTCGGCCACCTTCGCGAAGTCCGTGGCGTTGTCCGCGATTTGGGCGTGCAGCTTGGCCTCCTTCTCGGAGACCTTGTCCAACTGCCGCTCGATCTTCTGGAGTTCCTTCTTCGCGGCCCGCTGGTCGGCGGCGCTCACGGCGGGTGCGGCCTTCTCCACGACGGGGACGGCGGCCGCGGCGACCTCCTCCATACGGTGGCGCCGCTCCAGGTACTCGTCGATCCCGCGCGGGAGCATCCGCAGGGTTGCGTCGCCGAGGAGGGCGTACACCTTGTCGGTCGTGCGCTCGACGAAGAACCGGTCGTGGGAGATCACGATCATCGACCCGGGCCAGCCGTCGAGGACGTCCTCCAGCTGGGTCAGGGTCTCGATGTCGAGGTCGTTCGTGGGCTCGTCGAGGAAGAGGACGTTGGGCTCGTCCATCAGCAGCCGCAGCAGCTGCAGCCGGCGCCGCTCACCACCCGACAGGTCCCCGACCGGCGTCCACTGCTTCTCCTTGTTGAAGCCGAACGTCTCGCACAGCTGCCCGGCGGTCATCTCCCGCCCCTTGCCGAGGTCGACGCGCTCGCGCACCTGCTGCACGGCCTCCAACACCCGCAGCGTGGGCTTGAGTTCGGCCACCTCCTGCGAGAGGTAGGCGAGCTTCACCGTCTTTCCCACGACGACCTTTCCGGCCGCGGGCTGGGTGTCGCCGTCGCTGCGGGCGGCCTCGGCGAGGGCGCGCAGGAGGGAGGTCTTTCCGGCGCCGTTCACGCCGACCAGGCCTACGCGGTCGCCGGGGCCGAGGTGCCAGGTGATGTGCTTGAGGAGGACCTTCGGGCCGGCCTGGACGGTGACGTCCTCCAGGTCGAAGACGGTCCGGCCCAGCCGCGACGACGCGAACTTCATCAGCTCGCTGGTGTCGCGCGGCGGCGGTACGTCCGCGATCAGTTCGTTGGCGGCCTCGACGCGGAAGCGCGGCTTGGACGTACGGGCGGGGGCGCCGCGGCGCAGCCAGGCCAGCTCCTTGCGGACCAGGTTCTGCCGCTTGGTCTCCTCGGTGGCGGCGATGCGCTCGCGCTCGGCGCGGGCGAAGACGTAGTCGGTGTAGCCGCCCTCGTACTCGTAGACGTCGCCCTTCTGCACGTCCCACATCCGGGTGCAGACCTGGTCCAGGAACCAGCGGTCGTGCGTCACGCAGACGAGCGCGGAGCGCCGCTCGCGCAGGTGCTGGGCGAGCCAGGCGATGCCCTCGACGTCGAGGTGGTTGGTGGGCTCGTCCAGGACGACCAGGTCCTGGTCCTCGATGAGCAGCTTCGCGAGCGCGATACGGCGGCGCTCGCCGCCGGAGAGCGGGCCGATGACGGTGTCGAGTCCCTGCGGGAAGCCCGGCATGTCGAGCCCGCCGAAGAGTCCGGTCAGTACGTCGCGGATCTTGGCGTTGCCCGCCCACTCGTGGTCGGCCATGTCCCGGATGACCTCGTGGCGGACGGTCGCCTCCGGGTCGAGGGAGTCGTGCTGGGTGAGGACGCCGAGGCGGAGCCCTCCGGAGTGGGTGACGCGGCCGGTGTCGGACTCCTCCAGCTTGGCGAGCATCCGGATCAGGGTGGTCTTGCCGTCTCCGTTGCGGCCCACGACCCCGATCCGGTCCCCTTCGGAGACACCGAGCGAGACGCCGTCGAGCAGGGCACGGGTGCCGTACACCTTGCTGACGTTCTCGACATTGACCAGGTTGACGGCCATTTCTCTCCTGACAGGGGGGACGGTCAGCCTCCCAGGGTAATGCGCGGGGGGAGGGTGGGGATCCTCGCAGGTCAGGCTGTGCGCAGGCCGTCGAACGCAGCCCTCACGCGGGAAGGTCCGTATGCGGCGAGTGCCCAGAGGGCGGTGATCCTCGCGGCTCCGGTCCACAGGTCCTCGGCGGCCGTGGGCGGGCGGAAGGCGTGGACGTTGAGCTGTCGCTCCGCGAAGGGGCGGTGGTCGAGGTAGCGCAGGCCGCCGGTGCCACAGAGATAGGTGTCGGCGCCGACGGCGGTGGTGAGGTCGGCCAGACGTGCCGAGCGGTCCGAGGAAGCGGCGAGGTCGCTGCTGCGCACGATGGTGCCGCGCCAGCCCAGGAGGTTCAGCAGGGCGCGGGTGGTGGCCTCGGCGACGGCCGCTGTGCCGACGCTCTCGGCGAGGGAACGGACGACGGGTTCGAGTGAGGCATGCAGCAACTGCCAGTAGGGGCTGGCGCGGTAGTGCTGCGTGGGCAGTTGGCCGAGGCGGCGGGCACTGCGCCGCGGGTCGGCGAGTCGGGCATCGCGGATCAACGTTGCGCGGCCGTACGGGAGATGCGTTTCGACAGAGAGCCACTGCTCCCGTTGTGGGTCGTCGAGTGCGGCGAGGCGAGCGCGGTGTTGGTAGTCGCGGCGGACGAACTGGACGTCGTCGAGGACCACCCAGACATCGGCCGTGTAGAGCTTCGCCAGAGTGGAGAGACGGGGCAGGAAGTTGGGCTGATGGATCGCGCACGAGCCCACCGGCCGCGTACTCGGGCGCGCGGCGCTGTCAGGCAGGCAGGAGCCAGCTGTCGTAGCCGCGGACACGGAGACGGTCGAAGGCATCGCGGACCCTTTCCGGAACGTGCTGCTCGACGGCGAAACCACGCTTGGGGTACTCCATCACCCTCTCCATGTCGCCCATGAGCATGTCGATGAGCTGCTTCTCGTCGGCGTGGGTCGTGACGTACTCGTCGAACGACAGCGGCTGGGAGACGCAGACCGGCTCGGCCTCGGGCCACAGCCTGCGGCATGTCGCGTAGGCGCGGCGCTGCATATAGGGCATGGAGATCAGCAGCACGGTGGTCACCGCGATACCCGCGTTCTCCAGCACCTCGCGGGAGAAGCCGATGTTCTGGCCGGTGTTGGTGGCCTTCGGCTCCAGAAGGATCGCCTCGTCCGGCACTCCGAGGGAGAGCGCGTGCTCGCGGTAGTGGACGGCCTCGCCCCGGGGAAACCGCTCCCGGGTGGCCGCGCTGGTGTCACCGGTGAAGGCCACGACCGGGAACATACCGGCGTGGTACAGGTCGGCGGCGGCGCCTGCCACACCGAGATCGAGGCTGCCGAGGGCGATCGCGGCGGAGCAGGGCCGCAGTTCGTGACCCATCTGGTGGAAATCCCAGAGCGCGCGGGCGTCGGCCCGGTCCGCGTCGCTGATCGTGGCCTCCTGACGGTCGGTCACGTGTACTCCTCGCTGGTGCGAACGGTCTTGATGCTGCGCAGTTGGTGCTTCAGGCCATATCGGGTGGCGATGTCCGAGGCCCGGTCGAGCACAGCGTGCCCCCCGCTGCGGGTGACCGGGTCGGTGAGCAGGATGTGCGCGTGCGCGGTTTCGATCTGGACGCGCTGGAGCGGAGTCTCGAAGCGGCCGTTGCTGCGGGCTGCGTCGATGTAGGCCAGAGCCCGGGTGAGATCGCCGACACCACGGTGTGCCAGTGCGAGCTTCTGCTGGGCGGTCGCCCAGTCCTCCGGTTCGTCCAGTTCCTCGAACCGCTTGGCGGCCTGGCGCATGATCTGGATGGCGAACTCGTTACGGCCGTCCTTGGACAGGGCTGTGCCGATCCACAGCCTGGCTCGGGCGCGGTCGGCCGAGACGAGCCTCTCGTCATCGGCGAGTTGCTGGTACCGGGTGGCCGCGGCAGTGAGGCGTCCGGCCATTTCGGTGACCACGGCGAGGGAGAGTTCGACCTGCGCGGCGCGACGGGGAATGCCGCGTTCGGTGAACACGTCGTGTGCGTCGGAGTAGAGCCTTTTGGCGGCCAACAGGTCCTGAAAGGTGCCCTGAAGGCGCCGCAGGTCGCCGGACAGGACCAGCGAGCGCCCGTACAGGTACAGGCCCCGATCGTCGAGATCGCCGGGCTGGGCCCGACCGAGTCGGCGTTCCAGCAAGGTGGCGGCGAAGGCGAAGTCCTGACGATCGAGGCACACCACGATCCGCTCCAGATCCTCCGCCCAGGTCTCGTCGTCCGCGTTCGTGGGGGACGGTGTTCCGCTCGCTCGTCGGCCCAGCGGGCTCGGGGCGAGAAGTTGCTCGAAGCGGGCCCGGGCGGCGGTATCGGCGCGGGTGAGGGCTGTGTCGAGGATGGCCTGTGTGTCGGGCCAGGGACAGGTATCCGTGCCGAATTTCTCCCACTTGGAGACAGTGCGGATGCCGACGCCGAGGTGCGCCGCATAGGTACGCACGCTCATGCGCAGCGCCTGCCGCAGCAAGCCGGCCTCGCGGCCGGTCCATCGACTCACGCTCACCTTGGGGCGCCTCCCTCCTGCCGTCATGGAAGCACGGACGGCGGGCGAGGGGCCACGGAAGTGCCACAAGGGTGCAACGGCCGTTCATTCCCGGCGGACTGGGGGTGCGTCAGGCTCGGATGGTTCCGTCCGCTCACTCCGTTGTGGAGGCATGTCCGCGTGGTCCCCCTCACCGAGAGCCACTACGGCTTGCCGCAGCTGACCCGCACCAACGAAAAGGAATGGGGCATGGCCCCTCGCACCTTCATGATTCGGCTCCGCCGCGCCCCAGGGTTCGGCGAAATGCAGAGGCGACGATGACCGTGACTGCGGCACCAGTAGGGCCGCAGCGATACCACGAGCGCTATCCGGCAAAGGAAGAGTCCATTCCCCGCGCGCGCCATGACGTCGCCCTCGCTCTGGAGACCTGGGGCCTGTCCCGTCTGGTGGATATGGCCGGACTGGTCGTCAGCGAGTTGGTCACCAACGCCGTGGAGCACACCGACGT
The nucleotide sequence above comes from Streptomyces sp. N50. Encoded proteins:
- a CDS encoding ABC-F family ATP-binding cassette domain-containing protein, which gives rise to MAVNLVNVENVSKVYGTRALLDGVSLGVSEGDRIGVVGRNGDGKTTLIRMLAKLEESDTGRVTHSGGLRLGVLTQHDSLDPEATVRHEVIRDMADHEWAGNAKIRDVLTGLFGGLDMPGFPQGLDTVIGPLSGGERRRIALAKLLIEDQDLVVLDEPTNHLDVEGIAWLAQHLRERRSALVCVTHDRWFLDQVCTRMWDVQKGDVYEYEGGYTDYVFARAERERIAATEETKRQNLVRKELAWLRRGAPARTSKPRFRVEAANELIADVPPPRDTSELMKFASSRLGRTVFDLEDVTVQAGPKVLLKHITWHLGPGDRVGLVGVNGAGKTSLLRALAEAARSDGDTQPAAGKVVVGKTVKLAYLSQEVAELKPTLRVLEAVQQVRERVDLGKGREMTAGQLCETFGFNKEKQWTPVGDLSGGERRRLQLLRLLMDEPNVLFLDEPTNDLDIETLTQLEDVLDGWPGSMIVISHDRFFVERTTDKVYALLGDATLRMLPRGIDEYLERRHRMEEVAAAAVPVVEKAAPAVSAADQRAAKKELQKIERQLDKVSEKEAKLHAQIADNATDFAKVAELDAQLRDLSGERDELEMRWLELAEDA
- a CDS encoding YdcF family protein yields the protein MTDRQEATISDADRADARALWDFHQMGHELRPCSAAIALGSLDLGVAGAAADLYHAGMFPVVAFTGDTSAATRERFPRGEAVHYREHALSLGVPDEAILLEPKATNTGQNIGFSREVLENAGIAVTTVLLISMPYMQRRAYATCRRLWPEAEPVCVSQPLSFDEYVTTHADEKQLIDMLMGDMERVMEYPKRGFAVEQHVPERVRDAFDRLRVRGYDSWLLPA
- a CDS encoding WbqC family protein, with protein sequence MPSTVSVSAATTAGSCLPDSAARPSTRPVGSCAIHQPNFLPRLSTLAKLYTADVWVVLDDVQFVRRDYQHRARLAALDDPQREQWLSVETHLPYGRATLIRDARLADPRRSARRLGQLPTQHYRASPYWQLLHASLEPVVRSLAESVGTAAVAEATTRALLNLLGWRGTIVRSSDLAASSDRSARLADLTTAVGADTYLCGTGGLRYLDHRPFAERQLNVHAFRPPTAAEDLWTGAARITALWALAAYGPSRVRAAFDGLRTA
- a CDS encoding PQQ-binding-like beta-propeller repeat protein, encoding MTQPPPPPPNQPPNQPSQGGFGPPQDQPPQQPPQPPPGYGYPQSPPPQQPVYGYPQAPQQPQPPQGPPQAPPPGYGYPGQQPNPYAQPQQQPQQPYGQQPNPYGQQPGYGYPGQPTMPLHPQPGQPGGGGRKFGAPAVIITAAVVAIALIVGGGIWYASSSGKKDDDTKKTATAGGSTGGTNDKGGTTSGGKEKIPADPASKVLFEVPMPKVSDTMVTSGSWLTDKVYAKTGSAEVVGYNRDTGAKQWTIKLPGPVCQATKHTTTDGKTAILYEPAMPTKDKPSHGCSQIAAIDLNTGTKLWTKTANSGDQPISFGNVTVSANTVAVGSTDGGAAFDISTGKVLWSPKVADCYDAGYGGGAKLVAVRRCGTYDSPTLHIQTIDPVSGKVLSDYKMAEGIEYASIVSTDPLVVAADVGDSAGDGSGISDFFSIDNKTGALRSHIPAPGKQYAARCDGITRVEYCTELAVGNDRLYVPTEEHDGSGDSYSQTNEIVAFDLATGKQTGQRADAGEGYTITPLRMDGSNVIAYKSPPYNKGGQIVSIDGTSFKETKLLENPSTETVRSTETTFLPDYAEILYGEGHLYMSAVYADKASSSSTGDKDLAIAFGTGS